The proteins below are encoded in one region of Halocatena salina:
- a CDS encoding alpha,alpha-trehalose-phosphate synthase (UDP-forming), with translation MSNDWRSATGISSHQISQTKGKEGSEIATSLSNDTVIVVSNRQPYRHRYQQNGEGESTITVDRPTGGLTAGLDPVMQRLNGTWIAWGDGGADRDTTDEDGKLSVPPEDPQYTLQRLWLSDSDVNGYYYGYSNRALWPLCHLAMGNTEFDSEQWRQYRAVNRKFADQVLEHTTDDSVIWFQDYHLACAPQLVRSQCSSDQFILHFWHIPWPPVDAFRACPQHQELLEGLLGNDLIGFHVSQYCQNFLECVETLVEHADVDYDSGRICHGGRETVVKAFPMGVDADTIKRQSTNVPESMWQEFKNEFGLASDLRVVLGVDRLDYTKGIPERLQALEHLWAERPEWRGDFTYVQKGSESRSEIPAYQQLQDRVSTIIDRINARFGSDDWQPVIMIGEKLPRDTLCGLYRYSDVALVSPLRDGMNLVAQEYVASQIDDDGVLVLSELAGSHERLGDAVISVNPYDTEAHADAIEQAITMPEAERRHRSRRLRRKVHNNDINAWLHDMFDTVDQLRGNTGS, from the coding sequence ATGTCCAACGACTGGCGGTCGGCGACAGGCATATCATCACACCAGATCTCACAAACGAAAGGAAAAGAGGGGTCAGAGATCGCTACATCCCTCTCGAACGACACGGTGATCGTCGTTTCGAATCGCCAGCCATACCGCCACCGGTATCAGCAAAACGGGGAAGGCGAATCGACGATCACGGTCGATCGTCCCACGGGTGGACTCACTGCTGGATTGGATCCGGTCATGCAGCGTCTCAACGGCACGTGGATCGCGTGGGGAGACGGCGGGGCAGACCGAGACACGACAGACGAGGATGGGAAGCTTTCGGTTCCGCCGGAAGACCCTCAATACACGCTACAGCGACTGTGGCTTAGCGACTCGGACGTAAATGGCTACTACTATGGATACAGCAATCGTGCTCTGTGGCCGTTGTGCCACCTCGCAATGGGAAACACGGAGTTCGATAGCGAGCAGTGGCGACAGTATCGTGCGGTAAACCGAAAGTTCGCGGACCAGGTGCTCGAACACACGACCGACGATTCGGTAATATGGTTTCAGGACTATCATCTTGCGTGTGCCCCCCAGCTCGTCCGTTCACAGTGTTCGTCTGACCAGTTCATTCTCCATTTCTGGCACATTCCATGGCCACCAGTCGACGCGTTTCGGGCGTGTCCACAACACCAGGAGCTGCTCGAAGGGTTACTCGGAAACGATCTCATCGGATTTCACGTCTCTCAGTACTGTCAGAATTTCTTAGAGTGCGTCGAGACGCTGGTCGAACACGCCGACGTCGACTACGACAGCGGACGGATTTGTCACGGAGGACGTGAGACGGTCGTGAAAGCGTTCCCGATGGGCGTCGACGCAGACACGATCAAACGACAGAGCACGAACGTCCCAGAATCGATGTGGCAGGAGTTCAAAAACGAGTTCGGGTTGGCATCGGATCTCCGGGTCGTCCTCGGTGTAGACCGATTGGATTACACAAAGGGCATTCCCGAACGGCTCCAAGCGCTCGAACATCTCTGGGCAGAACGGCCCGAGTGGCGGGGTGACTTCACCTACGTTCAAAAGGGATCGGAAAGCCGGTCCGAAATCCCGGCGTATCAGCAGCTTCAAGACCGCGTCAGCACCATTATCGATCGGATCAACGCTCGCTTTGGCTCGGACGACTGGCAACCGGTGATCATGATCGGAGAGAAACTCCCGAGAGACACGTTGTGTGGTTTGTACCGCTACAGCGACGTTGCCCTCGTGAGTCCGCTTCGGGACGGCATGAATCTCGTTGCCCAAGAGTACGTCGCCTCACAGATCGACGACGACGGCGTCCTCGTGTTGAGCGAACTCGCCGGGTCTCACGAACGACTGGGTGACGCGGTGATCTCGGTCAATCCCTACGACACCGAAGCTCACGCCGACGCGATCGAACAGGCGATCACGATGCCCGAAGCCGAACGACGACACAGATCGCGTCGCCTCCGACGAAAAGTACACAACAACGACATCAATGCGTGGCTACACGACATGTTCGACACTGTCGATCAGCTCCGAGGAAATACGGGGTCGTAA